Proteins co-encoded in one Methanosarcinales archaeon Met12 genomic window:
- a CDS encoding DUF4258 domain-containing protein encodes MEFIFTRHAKEKMDCLGYAPSEVKETIVKGMKIGPDSRGNMHARMGTLEVVFRKLDQKVVVITVFEVKR; translated from the coding sequence ATGGAATTTATCTTCACTAGACATGCAAAAGAAAAGATGGATTGTTTGGGGTATGCACCAAGCGAGGTCAAAGAAACGATTGTTAAGGGCATGAAAATTGGTCCTGATTCAAGAGGGAATATGCATGCTAGGATGGGCACCCTGGAAGTCGTCTTTAGAAAGTTGGATCAAAAAGTGGTTGTGATAACTGTATTCGAAGTAAAAAGGTGA
- a CDS encoding P-II family nitrogen regulator: MHKNTHDVIYVIIGRGEADKIVDVAKNAGAEGATIFFARGTGIHECKKFFGIPIESEREVIMILIKKPKTEQVLEAIVKAGELEKPGRGVAFVHEVYKVVGIVHLEGCGEKLEKDKKDEQ; encoded by the coding sequence TTGCATAAAAACACACATGATGTTATTTATGTCATCATAGGAAGGGGCGAGGCCGATAAAATCGTGGACGTTGCCAAAAATGCAGGAGCGGAGGGTGCAACCATCTTCTTCGCCAGAGGAACTGGGATTCATGAGTGCAAGAAATTTTTTGGCATACCCATCGAGTCGGAAAGAGAAGTTATCATGATTCTCATCAAAAAGCCCAAAACCGAGCAAGTGCTTGAAGCCATAGTTAAGGCTGGAGAATTAGAAAAACCAGGCAGGGGAGTGGCCTTTGTACATGAAGTCTATAAGGTAGTAGGAATCGTTCATTTGGAAGGATGCGGCGAGAAGTTAGAAAAAGATAAAAAGGATGAACAGTAG
- a CDS encoding DUF1538 domain-containing protein, whose translation MAFYGLKGTAIDVLQAIAPVIILLVIFQLVILKMPIKNPYEIAIGITMAVIGLILFLQGIKLGLFPLGEAVGAALPKKEVLWLIVVFALLLGYTVTIAEPALRILGLQVEELTVGVISKNLLINTVAAGVAVAVAVGMMRIVWGIPLPYIIIPAYTLALILVFFAPEEIVAIAFDCGGVTTGPVTVPLVLALGVGLAGVLGGRDPIIDGFGLIALASVGPIISVLTMGIIIKYIGGFAIA comes from the coding sequence ATGGCGTTTTATGGTCTTAAAGGTACGGCAATAGATGTGCTACAAGCGATAGCCCCCGTGATAATATTATTGGTCATTTTTCAACTAGTTATTCTAAAGATGCCAATAAAAAATCCATATGAAATTGCCATTGGAATTACGATGGCAGTCATTGGGTTAATATTGTTTTTGCAAGGCATCAAACTCGGATTATTTCCCCTTGGTGAGGCAGTAGGTGCAGCGCTCCCCAAAAAAGAGGTGCTTTGGTTAATCGTCGTTTTTGCGTTGCTATTGGGATATACGGTCACCATCGCCGAACCAGCCCTAAGAATACTCGGTTTACAAGTGGAAGAACTCACCGTGGGGGTGATTTCAAAAAATCTGCTCATCAACACCGTGGCGGCCGGGGTAGCGGTTGCAGTGGCGGTGGGAATGATGAGGATCGTGTGGGGCATTCCATTACCCTACATCATAATTCCTGCATACACGTTGGCTTTGATTCTGGTCTTCTTTGCTCCTGAGGAAATTGTCGCAATTGCATTCGACTGTGGTGGCGTAACCACCGGTCCAGTGACAGTACCTCTCGTTTTGGCGTTGGGGGTGGGGCTAGCTGGAGTTTTAGGTGGACGCGATCCGATAATAGATGGATTCGGATTGATTGCATTGGCATCAGTAGGTCCAATAATTTCTGTTCTGACTATGGGGATAATAATCAAGTACATAGGAGGCTTTGCAATTGCATAA
- a CDS encoding NAD+ synthase: MGLESDFDETIKKTVEFISSGVENAKKDGVVIGLSGGIDSTLTAFLSVKAIGKENVLGILIPERGVTDPEDICDAMEVIEVLDIKHKAIEISGILDAFAGAIPDYDPILHICNGNLKARIRMCALYYYANLLNRLVIGTGNKTEVILGYATKYGDGGVDMLPLGGLYKAQVMALARHLKVPKQIIEKPPSAGLWKGQTDEKELGISYEIIDSILMKLIDEKKAPANIKIELGISEDIIERIIKRIEENKHKREMVPILEM; encoded by the coding sequence ATGGGATTAGAATCTGATTTTGATGAGACTATCAAAAAGACCGTTGAATTTATAAGTTCTGGTGTAGAGAACGCAAAAAAAGACGGAGTAGTCATAGGATTAAGCGGCGGGATCGATTCTACATTAACTGCGTTCCTTTCGGTAAAAGCAATTGGCAAAGAGAATGTTTTGGGCATATTAATTCCTGAGAGGGGCGTCACCGATCCTGAAGATATTTGCGATGCAATGGAAGTTATCGAGGTACTTGACATTAAGCACAAGGCGATAGAAATATCCGGAATCCTCGATGCATTCGCTGGCGCAATTCCAGACTACGACCCCATCCTTCATATATGTAATGGAAATTTAAAGGCGAGGATACGTATGTGCGCCCTCTACTATTATGCAAACCTATTGAACAGATTGGTAATCGGAACTGGAAATAAAACCGAGGTCATCCTGGGGTATGCGACAAAATATGGCGATGGTGGAGTGGATATGCTCCCGCTGGGGGGTCTCTACAAGGCACAGGTCATGGCACTCGCCAGGCATCTTAAAGTGCCAAAGCAGATTATCGAGAAACCGCCATCTGCTGGTTTATGGAAGGGTCAAACCGATGAAAAGGAGCTGGGAATTTCATACGAAATAATCGATTCGATTTTGATGAAACTGATCGATGAGAAGAAGGCACCTGCCAATATCAAAATAGAGCTGGGCATATCTGAAGACATCATAGAACGCATCATCAAGCGCATCGAGGAGAACAAGCACAAGAGAGAGATGGTGCCCATACTGGAGATGTAG